The Bacteroides ovatus genomic interval GATTATATAAATCACCAACATCTATCAACTGCCCGATAGCATCAGTCAACCTGACTTCTTGAAAAAGTTGAAGGAGTCCACGCAATTTACTCGATCGCGTGTTTGCTTCTCCTAATATATTACTTTCAAAATCAATAGCTTTATTGATTTCATAACCTTCAGTTACGAACCCATTTGCCTGCTCCAATTCATAAAGAGCCATATTTATCAATCTACCAAGATCCGGTGAATCAAGCGCTTTACATAGATAATCAAAAGAACTACGCTCGGACACCAATAAGTGTAGAGTAAGTTTGTTATCGTCTTGTTGAAAAGAATCATTAGACTTATAATATTCACTTGCAGACTTCAGAAATAGCAAAGCCAATACATAATCCCTACACTGATTGGCAGAAAGCGTTCCACCCAAGATTTGGCGCGCTTTATTTGCAATATAATACGCTTTTTCTTTCATAGTACAATCATTTTAAAGAATCCATCAGCAACTGATCCTGCAAACTTTGTTTAAGTTCATTTATTTCACTACGAATACATTCACTTTCTCTTCTCAACTGATCCATTTCTACAACAAGCTTCTGTACTTCTATAGATGGTATATCAAGCTGTATTTCTCCTATTACCGATTGGGGAATCACTTGAATGCCCGTACCTACCGCTGCGCTCTTCAACATACCAAGAATAGACGGCGTATTTAAAAAACAACAAAGAAATTCCGGTAATACATCACTAGTAATGGGACGTATAATAATAAAGGATGAAGATGCTATAGTACTTCGTTCTGCCCCCTCATACAATATGCAATAATTAGAGCCTCCTTTAGCCGCAAATAGCAAATCACCTTTTTTCAACCAATGCTTATCATTAATTCCTGTATTTATTACCGTAGCTACTTGAGTATAATCAAGTCGACTCTCCGGATCAACATCCTTCACCTGCAAATATCTGACCTCACCCTGCGAATCAGTTTTCATATATATACCGGATTGCATCATGGTTATATCCTTTAAAGTTACTTTCTTATTCATTATTTCTTTTATAATACAGACTCTACTTAATATAATTAATTCAACTATTAAAATAACTATCTCCCGGTTATCAACATGCTCACAACGGATAGATACCACAAATATATAGCTTTTTTCATTATTTACAAGTAATATGAAGGAAAAAAACAGGTAAATAAGCAAAATATCTCTTTTTATTCACTCTCTTCGAATTTAGTCAAGTAGAGTTTCTACTATATTAAAGACATGAAGCGAGATATGTATAAATTGAAAAGAATTTCATCGTCGAGAAAAAGAAGAACATTGCAACCTATCCATGGACGTCAGCAGATGTTCCCATAACTATTCGGAGCAAAGCATACCGACTACCCGGCTGAACAGAAAACCGTAATTCTACCGGTTCTATTGCTTATCTTGTACAACATCATGATAGTCCGGAACCCAAAGAATACGACATCGAATTAATCCCTTATGGATGTAGTACCCTACGGATAACGCTGTTTCCCGTAAGATAAGTTCAATAAGTATTAGAGATTTTGTTTGCGTAACATATAATAAAAACTATAAATTGAAACCTAAACATGAAAGAAAGAAATCCATATAAGCACCTGTGTCCTACTCTAACGAAGTATAATATCATAACAATATACATAGCCGGTTCTTATGAAAGCTAGAACATAAAGCATCTCCTGAAGGCTTAAGGCTACAAACTCTTATGGGGTTTGCAGCCTTTTTTGTTGCAAAAAATCAAGTAGAAACTACTAAAACGGCAGATGAGAGTCTATAATAAACTCCAGACCCGTTTATAATAAACGATGACGGTTTTTATTATAAACTAAAAAAGAGTTTGTGCATAAATGGTAAACTATTTTCAATAGACTATAAAAACAAGAAAACGAATGAATGGTTTTAGCTAGGATTAATAGTAAATATTAACCACAAAACTATCGTTCATAAATCCGGAATGTCAATAGCCTGCCTTGCTATCTGCATCCACACGACACGTACTTTATATAATACGCGCCTGACAATTATCAACTATCCGGATGGGTTATAACTCCAACCGGGAAGCTTCACGTAAAGAACGATCCCGCATTATGGCAAATCACTATGACCCGCCTCATAAAGCATTATCTGATCCAGTATCACCCCCTCGTCCAATGCTTTAATGACAAGTTGATGTGATTTTTTGCCGGAAACGGGGAGTACGATTTTCCGGATTGCCTGATTACGAAGCACATTCTCTTTCCATTCTTCGCTACGTCCCTCCGTTTCATAAGCTATCACTTCAGGCTCGGCACCATCCAAAGAAACCGAGATACGCAGCTTATCACCCTGTACCGGATGATTGGGAAGCAACCGGATATCTACTTCTAATAAATCCGTTTTCAAATTACCGAAATAGAAAGTCAGCGCATCACCTTTTCTTATTTCTGCGGCTTTACCTTCATATCCCAAGCCTTCGCAGACAACAGCATTTCCTTTTTTAGCATCCGCCCCGTTCCATTGACAGGCTGCCTTACGGTCAGCTATCATTGGAGCTGCAGCTGCTTTTCGTTCCACACGATTGAATACAGGAAGCTTGCGGGGCTTGAAATCCATCATACGGTTCCATTTTCCATTCTCCAGAGAATTGTAGTGTTGAGTGAGCGCGGCAATGCTATCATAAGCGGCATCACTCTTTTCCCAGTCTACCTTATCATGGCGTGCCAACTGGGCATATAACAATTTGCGATTCATTTGTGCCGCAGCCTGTACCGGATATTTCACCAGTTCGAAGTAGGCGCTCTGTCTGTCGACAGGCACTTTAGAGGCCGCCTTCTCCACCGTTTCCGAAAGTTCGTCGTAAGCATTCAGACGTTCGTTTATCTCTCTTTCGCTCCACGGCAGGTCTTTGACCACCCGATAAATCGGATTATTTTCCTCCTCCCGTGTATTTCCCATAAATTCGGGTTTGCGGATATGCGCCAAGCGATAATGTTCCTGCATAACGGGAAGTACAGCCTTTGCACAGGAAGTTCCCAGTTCCCGTTCCAGCCAATGTTTCAGATGCACGGTCACTCCTTCGGAAGACACCTTATCCAGATTCCATGCCATATCCATGAACAGTTCGATCTGATATTCGGCCGGCTTGATGTCTCCGACGTTCAGTATCCACATTTTCTGTATTCCCTGGTCATAGGCCAGTTTCATCTGCTGATAGATCAGTGAAGGACTCATGGTGCCCAGCCATAAATAATCGTGCGGACGTCCCCAGTAAGAGACATGATAGTAAACTCCATTACCTCCTTTACGTGCCCGCTCAACGGCAGTGGGGAAATGGCGGATATAACCATAGTTATCATCACACCACATCAGTGTCACATCTTCGGGCACTTGCAATCCCGCATGATAAATATCGAGTACCTCTTTATAAGGAATAAAGACCTGTGGCACTTGAGTAACCTCTTTATTTACATACTTTTCAAGCAACCCGCGCTGATCTGCAGGTACACGGTCCAAGACCGCTTTCTGCTCTTCTACCGTTTTGGCACCCTGCATCTTTCCATCGTGCACGCCACGCATACCTAATGTGTAAAGTATCTCTTGTCCGGCAACTTCCTTCACACGATCTTCCCAAAATTTATAAACAGCCGGACTGTTATTCACGTAATCGTATACGCCTTTTCCCCTTCTCGACCATTCACCGGCAGCATTACATGCCATCGGTTCGCAATGGGAAGCCCCCACAAAAATGCCGTATTTCTTCGCCATTTCCCGATTCCCTTTCGTCAGAAAGAAAGGAAGGGTGCACTCGTGCATAGCAGGCCAGTAAGTATTAGCCCGCAAACGGAGCAGCAGCTCAAAAATACGTTCGTTGGTACGCGGACCGATTTCTCCTTTCACATCCGACGGTTCGTAAGTTTGGTTGCCCCAAGGCATCAGTCCCCAGTCTTCATCATTAATGAAGATGCCCCGATACTCTACAGAAGGCGATTGCAACTCTCTGAACTTTGAAGAAAGACGGAAGGTTTCTCTCTTTTCAGGAGTCACGTCCGCCCACCATTCCCAAGGGGAGACACCCAACAAACGGGATATTTCGAGTATGCCGTAAGCTGTACCATGACTGTCACTACCGGCTACAACCAGCTTTCCATCTTGTGAGACAGTCAGCAGGAAAGCCTGTTTTTTATTTTTTAATGCGGAAAGATCAATACCTGTTTCGTTGATTAGATTACTCTGCCCTACAGTTCCTACCACAATAGCCCCTACCTTATCATTCAGTTCGGTGGTTGCAGACAATACAGTCCGAATATCGCGACCGAGCATTTCCAGCGAAGTGCGTACCACTAGCTTTTCCGAGTTACAGCATGCTATCGTAACCGTCTGACCGGATTGCAGAATAAACTCTTTTTGCTTGCCCTGAACCGACAAGACTGTCATTAAGAAAAGAAATAAGGGAAGTAAGGTTTTACATCTCATAAGTTTCATGTTTTTAGATTGTACAAAAATACGACATCAAGTTCTAAAACAAGATAGAATCATGTACAATTTGATAGAATTTCGTTCAAGCATCCAGTTTACCAGATCATCCGACAAGTAGCAACTGAATCCCGGGAAAGCATTGCTCTCCTCCGATTTCCATTCTCTAAACAATATGCTTTCAATGTTCTATTTTTAATATTCTGCAGGGAAATAGCTAATTAGAAAGTAACGAACTAGAAAATAAACTGCATAAATAATTGCATGAGCATACAAAAAACAGCCTAATATTGCATAAAAGCAAACAGGATATGTATCTTTCTCTATTCGGAAACCGTTCATTGCTTTAAAACCAACGAAGTGTTCCTCGGTGTGCATCGACTTGTTCCTCACCGGGGAAGCTATCGTTTCCCGGTGAGGAAGATAAAAATGGACTATTAAGAAGCATTTTTTCTCCAGTTTATCAGAATATGTCGGAAAGAAAAAAATAACAAAATGATTAGTTATTCGGGCATCCACTATCCGAATAACAAAAATAATCAAAAATCTACCGCAGTTCGATTGGTATATTTTCGAAACAGCAGAAATATAAAAATCGCGTAATTACAAATGCAGGACATTTCCCTGCTTTTCTTTACCAAACTGCAATTCACGTCCTTCTTCCAATGATTAAATATTCCTTTTTTAAGAATCATCGTTTTTTAAGAAGGTTATTTCAACTTTTATCCTTCAATAGCTCTTTTGTCTTATCCGCCAAAAATAGGGGAATATTAATCAAATTACCATCTTGTTTCAAATTCAGTATTGAATACCGGATCCGGCAAGCAGGCTGGAAAAGCTTCTCATCATAAATCACATTTTTGATATCAGAAATGTAATAATTTACACATTTTCGATACGAGTTTCGTGCGAATACACACATTATCCATATAAAACGAAAGAAAAATTCAGGATAAATGCATTGTATTCAAATCGAAGAAAGTATCTTCGGTAAACTACCCAAATAATAAAAAGGAAGATTTATCAATCGGAAACTCTTTCCGGCAACCGTCTTCACATCATCAATAGAATATGGACCACTCCAAATACGGACAGCTAAATCACCGCCAGACAAATCCATGAAAGAATGTAACGAACGGAGATGCGCATTCTTTCCGCATTTCACTTCAACCGGAATAATTTGTGTTCCTTTTTGCCATACAAAATCTGTTTCGGCATTGGAGCCTTGTTTGTCACGTACCCAAAAATGCAAGTCGGAAATATACTGTTCATCAAGTAATACCTGCAATTGTTGTGCTACAATATGTTCGGCGATAGCTCCTTGCCACGTATCCATCAACGTACGGTCATGCAGAACTTCAGTTTGGATATTTGCAGCAAAATTAACTAGTCCTGTATCCAGCCACATCAATTTAGGAGCACGTTTTAGAGCAGGCAGCGCCGGTGCGTGCATAGCTGTAACAGGATAAACTAAATGTAGTATAAAAGCTTTTTCCAAAATATTGAAAGCTTCACGCACTTCCTTTGAGTTATAGGTTGACTCTCCAAAATTTCCCAGTTTAATAGTCTGTCCTGCCTTGTTCCAGCCCGTCCGCAATATATGCCGGATGACATACGTCTGCAACTGGGTCGGTGCATACTTTTCAACATCCTCGTTATAACCTTTCAATAAAGAATTATAAATAGACTTCAAACGCACCAAGTCTCCATTCTCCGCATAATCGGCTACTACTTCGGGCATACCACCAATCAATGTATATCTATGAAAACGAGACATTGCCTCTTCATGCAACGCAGATGGCAAACTTATTTCATCTATAGCAGTACGATAATGCCCCTCGCCCATAGCAGTCAGATATTCTCCGAAAGTACAAGGGGAAAGTTGCATATATTCTACTCTACCCACCGGAAAAGAGATACGTTCTTTCAACAATGACTGTAAACGTGAACCGGCAGCGATAACATACAAATCAGGCATATCTTCATAAAAATACCGCAACAATGCTACCGCCTTAGGCACATTCTGTATCTCATCTATAAATAGCAACGTCCGCCCCTCACGCAGAAGAATATTCTTTTGAAAACAAGCTATCTTCATTATTTCCTGTACTTTATCCGTACTCTGAAACAGGCGCGCATCTTCTTCACGCTCCAGATTCAAATGAAGATAATTCTCAAAGTTCCGGGCAAACTCATTAACTAACGTCGTTTTTCCTACCTGACGCGCACCACGCAACACCAAGGGTTTACGCCCTGTACGTTCGGCCCACTTTTGCAACTGATTATAAATATCTCTTTCAAACATAAAAATCATTGTTAATCAGCTACAAATATACCATTTTATTCTAAGAACATAGGCAATTTAACGAAATAACCGCCTAAAAACATAGGCAAAATGAAGAAAATATAAGCAAAAAACATAGGCAAAGTAACCCATGATTTCTGCAATTACTACTTAAAGATAATCATAATCTTTTCACCAACACCTTTATCAGGTATTCTCACACTACAGACACCTGTTCCTTTATCCCAACTCCACACCACAGTTTCAGTGTCATTCTCCAGATTTTCTTCCAAACGTTCCGGTTTAGTTTTCTTTATCTTCTTTCCTTTGACAGTTACCTCTTTCGGGGCTTTCGCAGAATAAATACGGAACAACAGATTTCTCGGACCGGGGACAGTGTATCCTTTTCCTTCACGGGCAGAGACAGTCAATTCATATCCATTTGCCAAAGTACTGCAAATAATCGGTGTTTTGACAAATTCATCACGCTGGTACCCTAAGTTTTCTCCTTCATCTTCGTAAAGAGTAAAGGCTGCCTGTGCATCTTCCTGTGCGGGGAAGATTTCAAAAGTAAGTGGATATACCGGTTTCTCGTGGGTGTAGTTCATCACCGGCATCGTAGGGATGATAGAACCTTGCTTCACAAACATAGGAACAGAAGACAAGGGAGCATCAACGGTAGTCCATTGCTCTCCGGTGTAGACCGTCTGCTTGTTGTTGTAGTCTATCCATGTACCTTCGGGAAGGTACACGTTCTTTGTGCGGGCACCTTTCTTCACCACGGGGGCTACCAACAATTCACGACCGAACAAGAATTGGGCATCCGTAGAAAACGTTTCCATATCCATTGGATATTCGAGAAATAGAGGCCGCATGATAGGCAATCCTGTATCATACGCTTCGCGGGCGTAAGTGTAGATATACGGCAACAAACGATATTTCAGTTCGATAGCCGCTTTCGCGTTCTTTTCCGCTTCCGGTCCGAAAAGCCACGGTTCCACCGGATTATCTCCCTCGTGGTGAATACGGCTCAAAGGATTAAATGCTCCGAATTGAATCCAACGGGTATAGAGTTCCGCCATAGCCGGATAATCCTCAACATCTCCACAGTAACCGGTAATATCACAGGAAGAAAATGGGATTAATCCCAATCCGGCGGAAAGCATTACAGGAATCTGATTGGCTAATTGTCCCCACCCTTGCAGTACATCGTCTCCGTTTCCGCTATCACCCGTCCAACCGAACGTATAACGTTGCAATCCGGCATAAGCAGCACGAGTCATTTGGAAAACACGACGGTCCGGATTCCTCTTTTCAAATTGCTCTTTTACCACTTTGTCCCAAGTCAGGCCATAGACGTTATGGATTTCATCGTGCATACCGAGATGGTGCTTCATCACCAGGCGTTCCGTCTGCTCCTCGTTACTCCAGGCAGGTTCGCCCATGTCTGTCCAGAAGCCGGAGACACCATCGTCAATAGGTTTCTGCTGATAAGTTCCCCACCAGTCGGCTACGGCAGGCAGGGTGAAGTCTACCACTCCGCAGTTTCCACCCCACGGCCAGGGCATATCGTAGCTTTTACCGTTCGTACTGTCCTTTACAAAATAGCCCAGGCGGTCTGCTTCTTCCCATTGTTTTTTGTTGGCTTGTGCAATTACCGGGTCTTGAGATACGACTACCTTAAAACCCATCTCTTTCAAATCCGAAAGCATCTTCCTAGGGTTTTCATAGTTTCCTTTGCGCCATTCGAAATCCTGCAAATATTCTGTCCAGCCGATATCCTGATAGATAATATCACAAGGTATTCTCCGTTTCCGGTAACCTTCGGCTATTTCACGACTTAGCTTTTCACTTGTCAACAGACCGCGGCATTGAGCAAAACCCAACGCCCATTTCGGCGGCATGATAGGTTTTCCGGTCAGTCCGACGTATTGGCTGATGATTTCTTTATAGTCTTTACCGAAAATAAAGTAATATATCATTTCCCCGTTCGGCGCTTCAAAGCTGTAATAATCACGGCTTTCCGTTCCGAATTTGAATTCCGTCTTATAGGTATTATCAAGGAAAATACCATACCGGTAATTGCTCATAAAGAAAGGAATACTCTTGTAAAGAGGATCTTCTACCACACTATAACAAGGTTTGTCACTATTCCACATCTTATAAGACTCGCCACGACGGTCCATCTTTCCCGCTTTCTCACCAAGTCCGAAGAAGTGCTCGTCACGACGAAGCACTTTATATTCCACCTTCTTCGTTCCTTCACTGACATGGCCTTTATCGGCATAATCACTAAACAGGAGTTTCTGATATTTATCGAATATCTGAAGACTCATCGGAGATTTATTCACCCGGATACGCAACTTCGGAGTAAATATCTCGTAACAGGCCGCCTGTTCATCCACATGAATAGTTCCTACCTCTTCCAGTTCTTCATTAATCACTGCAAACGAAGCATTTCTTCGTTGCAATTGCCCGTCGGGTGAGAACCAGATTTTCACGACGGAAGAGCTGCAAAGTTGCAATTGTAAGGCGGCACTGTCCGCCAGGTGAAAAGTCACCTGACGTCCCTGCTGTGTAAAAGAAGTGCATGTACGTGTCGTATTTTCCGCCCAAACCCATGTTGGAAATATCAGGCACAACACCCATACCCATAATCTATATCTAATCATCATACCTATCATTTTAGTTATTCTGTAGCAGCCGCTTTATTCAACCACAATCATCGTCCAATATTTCAGGGAAGGCAATGTGAATGAGACAACCCCGTTCTCCTGTGTAAAGGCCAACTCCTGCAAAGCCCCTCCGTGTGCATCCGGCGACGCTACCCACAACTTATTCACTTTTGCCGACAGATTCATTTGCAAAGCTGCTTTTGTAATCAGAGCCGGTTCCGGCATCGTACCGTCCACATCTCTCCAGCTAAGGCTGTTCGCTTGCGAAAAGTTAAGAAGATGTATCACTTGCTTGCCACCTACCTGCTTGGCATAAGTAGTAACTGATCCCTGTTGAGGAGGCCAGCTATTCAATCTCATTTCGCCATTGGTACAATTCATGGAAACACTATTCTCCGTACCACCGTCACGAAGCAGATTTTGATAAGAAGTCAGGAAGTCATAGTAACGAACCATCGCTGTTTTCAATTCCTCGCTCATTGTCAGGTTCTCATTCGGAAAGTACTCTTTGCACAACATGTGATCGCCTCCCAACTCCAGGTGCGAACCACCCAAAGCAAACATGACAGCATCTGTCAATAAGATACCCGGCGTATTAAATTCTCCCCGGTTATCCGCTTTATTATAATTCATATAAGCTGCAAAAACCGTATTCAACTGATAATTGCCATAGACTCCATTTTCATAAAGAATGGCTTTCAGATTGGTAAAATCAGCCTCATCCGCCCACACCTCATTATAGAAGAAATCAACTTTACCTGTCTCCCCTATCTGACGGGCACCGTAACGGCTGACCGCATTCATCACCAAACTCTTGTCCGGATGAGCCTGCTTCGTCGCTTCAATAAAAGAAGCATATCCCTCACGCAGATTGACCGGAATACCATTGTAATTGTAAAGCGTGCTACGTCGTCCCAACTGGTCTATCTGATAGCCGTCGAAGGCAAAGTTCGCGTATACATCATCATTCCTTTCGTTCAAATATTTCTGCCATTCCTTATTAGAAGGGTCGACCAGATAAATATTACTTTTCCATCCGCCCGGCAAATCATGACTGTCTTTAGTAGTGTGAGAAGCATCCTTAAACAAATACCATTCCTCCTTCACCCCGTCCGTAGCAGCATCCTTCAACGCCCCGAAACAAAGATTGTAAAACATAGACTTCATACCGAAACGATGCTGCGCTTCAATGTAATTTTTCACCGAACTTGTATAAACCTCCCGGTTAGCGATGTCCATATATACTTCGTCCAACTGTGTGCGTGTACCGCCCAACGGCCAGTGATGTTTATTATGCCAGTCCTGAAACTGTACCCAATTGATGTGATGACGATTCAGATACGCCATCTCTTCCTGTGTCTTTTCAGCCGTCTTCTCCTGACTGAAATCAGCGACAAAACCATAACGCGGAAAACGTGACGGATCACTGGATACATCTACCGCAATCGTACCGACAATCACATCCGTACCATTCTCCTGACGGTACAGTTCCGCCATATATCCTTTGAAATCAGTAGTAGGCGGTTGCCATATCCAGCTCGTACCATTTACCGACTCTTCTCCGACAACCTCCCCTAAAAGACGATAGCGAACTTTAGTTCCGGCAGGCAACGCATCTTCTGCTGTAAATACCACTTTCTCCCCCGGTTTATAGAAAGCCTTATCCGTAGACAGGTCCACACTTAAATCCGATGTTACCGGAGTCACTTCGGTAACACTGCCCGAAGCTCCTCCATTCTCCTGGTTCGCCCCATGATCGTCACTGCAAGCCATACACAGAAAAGCAGCCACCCAATATATTATTTTCTTCATCTTGAATTCTTGTTTTATTGTTTCACAATCGAAATCGTCTCTTTCAACTGGTCAATCGTAATCCGATAAGAACCGGCTTCCTGAATATTCCACTTATTATCCAAACTACCCAAATCTGCATCCGGATACATACTGCTCAACTCCGCATCCGACTTAACAACAAACAATGCCGTCTCTACTTCTCCCGTCGGAGCCTTGTTGCTCTTATCCGCCATAAACCAATCCCCGTTCCAGTCTGATTGCTTGTCGCAGGAAATCTTCATCTCACCTGTTTTCAGTGTGCCGCTCCAGGTAAAGATGTAAGGACTGTCGGCACTCTTCGTCATCGGAGTAGCATTGCCTAAATCCCATCCGTTTGGAGTTGCCTCACCCACCAGATACAGCCCTTCGTAAGGAGTGAACGGACGCATCAGCATCTTTTCTTTTCCTTTGCCTGTATAGAACCATACTTTATAAGGTTTGCCACATTCGGCTTCCTTCATCTGCCATTTATTATCGTCACCTCCAAGCACTACTGATGTCGAAGTGTACGGAGCATTAGCCACAGTAGGATGGAAGAAAGCATCCGCCTGACCGAAATCTGTCACAGAAGCGAATTTAAATTCTCCGTCCGCCTTCCAGGGAATCACGGCTCCATAATGGAACAGGTTCATCTGAACAGCATCTTTAGACAGTGCTTCAAATCCCCAACCATTGTTACCCGTAAACGAACCGACAATGAAAAATTCTTCATATCTCCAGCCAATATCTTCTGTTTCAGTAAGTGTCAACGTCAAGTCGAGCAGGTTTGCTTTTACGATATAAGTTGCTTCTTTACTGATTGTGAACTGTTCGTCCGGTTGGTCACCCGATGTACGATAGGTCAGTTTGAGTCCTTCTCCGGCAGTAGCATCACGGTTGTACGACGGCAGGAATTCTCCTAAGGTCGTTATAAACTTAAACGATCCGGTATTCAGCTTTCCTGTCCATGTAAACTGTCCGTTATCCGTGCGCTCCATTGCCGTTGCGTTATCGGCACTCCATCCGTTCGGAGTAGCATCACCAATCAGGTAAAGCGTCGTAGTAACCGGCTGGTAAGTAGTCAACGTAAAGGCAGTCGTCGCAATCTGCTTCTGATCTTCCATTCCGGCAACGACGGCTGTGATACGTGCTTCCAGCTCTGCCTTCACGTCATAACCGATACCGAACTGCGTATGCAGAAATTGGTTAAGTTCTTCCACTTTCTTAGTCCATTGATACGTTCCCGTACCCAAATCCACCGAATAAGCATTCGCAAAGTCCGTTCCGGCTTTCGCCAGTTCAAGCGTATAAGAGATACGGTTACCGCTTCCATAATTCGTTCCGGTAGTCCATGAAAGCGCCAGCGCCTCCTGACTATGGTTCTTTTCGTTCAACACCAACTCCTGCTGATTCACCGAAAGGGTGAGGGTATCATGTCCTTTATCTGTCTCCATATAATCCTCGGTACAAGCAACCATCGTTGCGCCGATGAAAAGAGAGCATAACAACTGATATATATATTTTTTCATCATATTATTTGTCTAAATGAATGATTATAAAACGGATTAATAACCGGGATTTTGAGTCATCAGGTGATTGGAGTCCATCTCCGTTTGCGGAATAGGCAACAAGAGACGTTCTTTGGTCACATTATTCTTACCGATAGATTTCAGGAATGTCAATGCATAATTTCCATTATCAACCCGGATCATATCGAACCAGCGATGTCCCTCAAAAGCAAGTTCCATCCGACGTTCGTGAATAATCTTTTCTCTCATTTCGGTCTGCGTCAGAGTGGTCGGCAACCCTGTCAGTCCGGCACGCTTACGAACGATATTCAATGGTTCGGCAGCCTGATCCGGATGTCCCTGCTCATTCAAGGCTTCCGCTTTCTTCAGTAAGACATCCGCATAACGATATACTACAAAGTTGTTGGGGTTGGTATTATACTCCGGAGAGACGGTTTTCGACACAAGGAACTTACGTACGTTATAACCCGTATTCGACCAGGAACGTCTGTATTCCATACCGTCAAAAGCAGGACAACCCTGATACAACACAGTGATGTCTTTCCGCAAATCACCGTCCTCGTATTGCTTGACAAACTCTTCCGTAGGCAAGTTCCATCCATAAGCACCGGCTACCATACCCGAATTACGAGGCCCCATGAAAGTAGACAGCCAGGATGCTTGATTATCGCCGCCCCAGAAGTCATATTCCGTACTACCGGAGTATTGCACTTCGAAGAGAGATTCTGCACCATTATTGATCGTCGCATTAAAGTTATCAGCATAATTGCATTGAGTCAGATCATATCCCATTGCAGCAATGTTATTGCACAAGGTCACTACTTCATTATAATAGTCGCGATGGTTGGGAGCCAGTG includes:
- a CDS encoding restriction endonuclease subunit S — translated: MNKKVTLKDITMMQSGIYMKTDSQGEVRYLQVKDVDPESRLDYTQVATVINTGINDKHWLKKGDLLFAAKGGSNYCILYEGAERSTIASSSFIIIRPITSDVLPEFLCCFLNTPSILGMLKSAAVGTGIQVIPQSVIGEIQLDIPSIEVQKLVVEMDQLRRESECIRSEINELKQSLQDQLLMDSLK
- a CDS encoding glycosyl hydrolase 115 family protein, translated to MRCKTLLPLFLFLMTVLSVQGKQKEFILQSGQTVTIACCNSEKLVVRTSLEMLGRDIRTVLSATTELNDKVGAIVVGTVGQSNLINETGIDLSALKNKKQAFLLTVSQDGKLVVAGSDSHGTAYGILEISRLLGVSPWEWWADVTPEKRETFRLSSKFRELQSPSVEYRGIFINDEDWGLMPWGNQTYEPSDVKGEIGPRTNERIFELLLRLRANTYWPAMHECTLPFFLTKGNREMAKKYGIFVGASHCEPMACNAAGEWSRRGKGVYDYVNNSPAVYKFWEDRVKEVAGQEILYTLGMRGVHDGKMQGAKTVEEQKAVLDRVPADQRGLLEKYVNKEVTQVPQVFIPYKEVLDIYHAGLQVPEDVTLMWCDDNYGYIRHFPTAVERARKGGNGVYYHVSYWGRPHDYLWLGTMSPSLIYQQMKLAYDQGIQKMWILNVGDIKPAEYQIELFMDMAWNLDKVSSEGVTVHLKHWLERELGTSCAKAVLPVMQEHYRLAHIRKPEFMGNTREEENNPIYRVVKDLPWSEREINERLNAYDELSETVEKAASKVPVDRQSAYFELVKYPVQAAAQMNRKLLYAQLARHDKVDWEKSDAAYDSIAALTQHYNSLENGKWNRMMDFKPRKLPVFNRVERKAAAAPMIADRKAACQWNGADAKKGNAVVCEGLGYEGKAAEIRKGDALTFYFGNLKTDLLEVDIRLLPNHPVQGDKLRISVSLDGAEPEVIAYETEGRSEEWKENVLRNQAIRKIVLPVSGKKSHQLVIKALDEGVILDQIMLYEAGHSDLP
- a CDS encoding ATP-binding protein, translating into MFERDIYNQLQKWAERTGRKPLVLRGARQVGKTTLVNEFARNFENYLHLNLEREEDARLFQSTDKVQEIMKIACFQKNILLREGRTLLFIDEIQNVPKAVALLRYFYEDMPDLYVIAAGSRLQSLLKERISFPVGRVEYMQLSPCTFGEYLTAMGEGHYRTAIDEISLPSALHEEAMSRFHRYTLIGGMPEVVADYAENGDLVRLKSIYNSLLKGYNEDVEKYAPTQLQTYVIRHILRTGWNKAGQTIKLGNFGESTYNSKEVREAFNILEKAFILHLVYPVTAMHAPALPALKRAPKLMWLDTGLVNFAANIQTEVLHDRTLMDTWQGAIAEHIVAQQLQVLLDEQYISDLHFWVRDKQGSNAETDFVWQKGTQIIPVEVKCGKNAHLRSLHSFMDLSGGDLAVRIWSGPYSIDDVKTVAGKSFRLINLPFYYLGSLPKILSSI
- a CDS encoding glycoside hydrolase family 31 protein; protein product: MIRYRLWVWVLCLIFPTWVWAENTTRTCTSFTQQGRQVTFHLADSAALQLQLCSSSVVKIWFSPDGQLQRRNASFAVINEELEEVGTIHVDEQAACYEIFTPKLRIRVNKSPMSLQIFDKYQKLLFSDYADKGHVSEGTKKVEYKVLRRDEHFFGLGEKAGKMDRRGESYKMWNSDKPCYSVVEDPLYKSIPFFMSNYRYGIFLDNTYKTEFKFGTESRDYYSFEAPNGEMIYYFIFGKDYKEIISQYVGLTGKPIMPPKWALGFAQCRGLLTSEKLSREIAEGYRKRRIPCDIIYQDIGWTEYLQDFEWRKGNYENPRKMLSDLKEMGFKVVVSQDPVIAQANKKQWEEADRLGYFVKDSTNGKSYDMPWPWGGNCGVVDFTLPAVADWWGTYQQKPIDDGVSGFWTDMGEPAWSNEEQTERLVMKHHLGMHDEIHNVYGLTWDKVVKEQFEKRNPDRRVFQMTRAAYAGLQRYTFGWTGDSGNGDDVLQGWGQLANQIPVMLSAGLGLIPFSSCDITGYCGDVEDYPAMAELYTRWIQFGAFNPLSRIHHEGDNPVEPWLFGPEAEKNAKAAIELKYRLLPYIYTYAREAYDTGLPIMRPLFLEYPMDMETFSTDAQFLFGRELLVAPVVKKGARTKNVYLPEGTWIDYNNKQTVYTGEQWTTVDAPLSSVPMFVKQGSIIPTMPVMNYTHEKPVYPLTFEIFPAQEDAQAAFTLYEDEGENLGYQRDEFVKTPIICSTLANGYELTVSAREGKGYTVPGPRNLLFRIYSAKAPKEVTVKGKKIKKTKPERLEENLENDTETVVWSWDKGTGVCSVRIPDKGVGEKIMIIFK